The following are encoded in a window of Apis mellifera strain DH4 linkage group LG10, Amel_HAv3.1, whole genome shotgun sequence genomic DNA:
- the LOC410204 gene encoding titin isoform X1, with product MGVDGAASKVLLFMVAAPGAMTEGGAKEGIGSEGERKVNTGSPAEAAGLKAGDAVIRVNNTEMYNLRHKDAQDIIVRAGNNFELTVQRGGGTWKPHVSPISSTLPSPSPTSGLSNIAPVTKTSLAAKKQDGPLIGSGHNFSPKPFLNGTGDGSIKSIVNKQYNSPVGIYSEETIAETLSAQAEVLAGGVLGVNFKKNEKNYNAENSEVFKMVQEADKEPKTPEPVPSRTEFYSSVSHAVGGRATSPRSPTPLFHALHGSRSPASVNFNESPSSKHQVQRQEPSSSSPSGSSGVRCNNCDRVIVGVFVRIKDKNLHVECFKCSTCGTSLKNVGYYNINNKLYCDIHAKLVARQNAPAGMVPITIPPGGNKAPASTISAALAHAPLSPPLSNHASSPQPFSACNRSSPDYFGSPNSQLSPLDKNGYISNGNCNWESKTFTSTITIQTGCTEPTRLGTTPVDPPSFRSVQAPTSNNLIGPKPFGSSNISSPPLASTGGSTLPRPQSQTVTENSTERLSHEEKSYYYEIVESTECRPSSSVKSKSLAWPPRKPIEDITYPTASPLYIDPNPALDRGSRQAVREKKACIEACERALTRKRGESTDREVESAMDRVSCPGPTYRRVELVEATGRQSRSEVTSRPSSTDSVRRSLTPTRIVQPVPRPWTATVTTGANLYEQSYGIEPPKVCKKYHQKEICQRERICERNQPFREEHRSYRSEICRREQTICEKPPLPSQHVATTRQEEAREEITEIDKEVTDLRAEDEREEEDVGGIKGEHDFVTETSEEDVDGMHVKKKMTFEKTIERIPSPARPCSPPMVVEERREEEREEQREERVEETVEEKSEEIYERKTSTHVDRQVEEAEERTVVESAEVVTSAVDVQQMVEKAKREEEERKREEEEEERRKEEERRRKEREEEEERERRRREEEERRRQEEEEERRRHVSFQEEEAEEVEEVREQPLGRTVVREERVTEEESDTPGKKKLVKETYEEITEEVLVQERVRRKGIEEDRKKSLREQVQVHQSLRDQQAPKRVCSKYPPAQEIMEINKKRVQFVKQTDTGPKPIPHSALQNSTPKEWKSEMVNALTTAPDRPFTPLSTSSSVKEVYTEETIYLDHRCRPKPPPKEELRPISPFQEALMIAPERPYTPLSREIGPDDQKIASRSQTPVLQGGVHWPPSDILFGEGKTRAEPPPKPSTPRPLPTPPPDYRLRDSSPVRSRPQTPSCSKAITATLKKPDTIPSYQRYLVATRKGAVESHTYQPSRTPTPTPGRSKSPAQGPPEPPSCFVKAHAPRIREDPPPKRSAVHFPTKKSVSYKIDEDTDDGHRHAEYVASKTVDFDEKRTDDPGQEPTDAVHAQYQEKRYMTSKETHEQKQSVTKKSLEVTEDFERCEKRVPARPLPEPREKPPKPSVCAIGRTSPSKPSLPCPMASETPPRPVYSSSTEVRHVSYPAPPKSKPCPDTGVTVLPCKAHSDQGTKAGVVVVPCEGPIPCCEKSGVCVVPTSDRSGVCVSPCFGMKTGTCGQPSGRCGKEEPACDVEIPPNCPESGICVSPCPDGSVCVAPCTKPGLPPSRAKLPFPQIPFPYEDPAPPPCPQTSNSFEPVRKPRTNLSGQLARLTCKTGRTGQNVPTVQLYKPENAQQQCEKARSCTETKSYCCKSYCSSTETSRCQSNGQCSTTTSNQCETRNYCQDGIHCEPSSNTQSLVDPPNLSSHPDLGTGVGGLGGAGSKSGTFAGSSAPKRGRGILNQATGPGSRLPLCAHCNSYVRGPFITALGQIWCPDHFVCVNTQCRRPLQDIGFVEEKGQLYCEYCFERFIAPSCNKCNNKIKGDCLNAIGKHFHPECFKCSYCGKLFGNSPFFLEEGLPYCEADWNELFTTKCFACGFPVEAGDRWVEALNNNYHSQCFNCTMCKKNLEGQSFYAKGGRPFCKNHAR from the exons GTGAATACCGGATCACCGGCGGAAGCGGCAGGTCTGAAGGCCGGCGATGCAGTAATCAGGGTGAACAACACGGAGATGTACAATCTGAGGCACAAGGACGCGCAGGACATTATCGTGAGAGCCGGGAACAACTTCGAGTTGACCGTACAGAG AGGTGGAGGCACCTGGAAACCGCACGTGTCTCCGATAAGCTCTACCCTGCCCTCGCCGTCCCCCACCAGCGGATTGAGCAACATAGCTCCAGTTACGAAAACATCGTTGGCCGCCAAGAAACAGGATGGGCCGCTCATAGGGAGCGGTCACAATTTCAGCCCGAAACCATTC CTTAACGGGACGGGGGACGGGTCGATCAAATCGATCGTTAACAAACAGTACAACAGCCCAGTGGGTATATACAGCGAGGAGACTATCGCGGAGACTCTTTCCGCCCAAGCGGAAGTTCTAGCCGGCGGTGTGCTCGG GGTGAATTTCAAGAAGAACGAGAAGAATTACAACGCGGAGAACAGCGAGGTATTCAAAATGGTTCAGGAAGCTGACAAAGAGCCAAAGACACCGGAACCCG TTCCTTCGAGAACAGAGTTTTACTCGTCGGTGAGCCACGCCGTTGGCGGAAGAGCCACTTCGCCGAGATCACCCACGCCTCTCTTTCATGCACTCCATGGTAGTAGGAGTCCAGCCTCCGTCAATTTCAATGAAAGTCCGTCGTCGAAACATCAAGTGCAACGACAGGagccctcctcttcttccccctCGGGATCATCGGGTGTTCGTTGTAACAACTGCGACCGAGTGATCGT AGGTGTGTTCGTGAGAATCAAGGACAAGAATCTTCACGTGGAGTGTTTCAAATGCTCCACTTGCGGCACTTCCTTGAAAAACGTCGGCTACTATAATATCAACAACAAATTGTATTGCGACATACACGCGAAATTGGTCGCCAGGCAAAATGCACCTGCTGGCATGGTTCCAATCACTATACCACC GGGCGGTAATAAGGCTCCCGCGAGCACCATTTCCGCCGCTCTCGCGCATGCTCCGTTATCCCCACCCTTGAGCAATCACGCATCGTCGCCCCAACCATTCTCC GCTTGCAATCGTTCGAGTCCCGATTACTTCGGATCCCCGAATTCTCAACTATCGCCCCTCGATAAGAACGGATACATCAGCAACGGCAACTGCAACTGGGAATCGAAAACGTTTACGAGCACGATCACCATTCAGACGGGTTGCACAGAG CCCACCCGCCTTGGCACTACGCCCGTCGATCCACCCAGTTTCCGATCAGTCCAG GCTCCAACGTCGAACAATTTAATCGGTCCTAAACCGTTTGGATCGTCCAATATATCGTCCCCTCCGCTAGCGAGCACAGGAGGTAGCACTCTGCCACGACCCCAGAGTCAGACAGTGACCG AAAACTCGACCGAGAGACTGAGCCACGAGGAAAAGTCCTATTATTACGAGATCGTCGAGAGTACCGAGTGCCGTCCAAGCTCGTCCGTGAAATCGAAGAGTCTCGCCTGGCCGCCCCGAAAACCGATCGAGGACATCACCTATCCGACCGCGAGTCCTTTGTACATCGATCCAAACCCGGCCCTCGATCGAGGGAGCAGGCAGGCGGTGAGGGAGAAGAAGGCTTGCATCGAGGCTTGCGAAAGGGCACTGACCAGGAAGAGGGGGGAGAGCACGGATCGCGAGGTGGAGAGCGCCATGGATCGGGTCAGTTGTCCGGGGCCGACTTACAGAAGGGTCGAGCTGGTCGAGGCTACGGGGAGGCAGTCGAGGAGCGAGGTAACCTCGAGGCCTAGCTCCACCGACAGCGTGAGGAGATCGTTGACGCCGACCAGGATCGTTCAACCGGTGCCGAGGCCGTGGACGGCCACGGTCACGACCGGCGCCAACCTCTACGAGCAGAGTTACGGGATCGAGCCTCCCAAAGTGTGCAAGAAGTACCATCAGAAGGAGATCTGTCAAAGGGAACGGATATGCGAGAGGAATCAACCGTTCCGGGAGGAGCATCGCTCGTATCGATCCGAGATCTGTAGACGGGAACAGACCATCTGCGAGAAGCCGCCGTTGCCCAGCCAACACGTTGCGACGACCAGGCAGGAGGAGGCCAGGGAGGAGATCACGGAGATCGACAAGGAGGTGACGGATTTGAGGGCGGAGgacgagagggaggaggaagacgTCGGAGGGATAAAGGGAGAGCACGACTTCGTAACCGAGACGTCGGAGGAGGACGTGGATGGGATGCacgtgaagaagaaaatgacgTTCGAGAAGACCATCGAGAGGATCCCGTCTCCGGCTCGGCCCTGCTCCCCCCCTATGGTCGtggaggagagaagggaggaggagagggaggagcaGAGGGAAGAGAGGGTGGAGGAGACGGTGGAGGAGAAGTCGGAGGAAATTTACGAGAGGAAAACGTCGACTCACGTGGACAGGCAGGTGGAGGAGGCGGAGGAGAGGACGGTGGTTGAATCGGCCGAGGTGGTCACCTCTGCGGTGGACGTGCAACAGATGGTGGAGAAAGCGAAgcgggaggaagaggagaggaagcgggaggaggaggaggaggagaggcggaaggaggaagagcggaggagaaaggaaagggaggaggaggaggagagggaacgAAGGAggcgcgaggaggaggagcgtaggagacaggaggaggaggaggaacggaGGAGGCACGTGAGTTTCCAGGAAGAGGAGGCGGAGGAAGTGGAGGAAGTTCGGGAACAACCTCTGGGAAGAACGGTGGTGCGCGAGGAAAGGGTGACGGAAGAGGAAAGCGACACACCCGGGAAGAAGAAACTCGTGAAAGAGACCTACGAGGAGATCACGGAGGAGGTGTTGGTCCAGGAGCGCGTAAGAAGAAAGGGGATCGAGGAGGATCGGAAGAAGAGTCTGAGGGAACAGGTGCAGGTCCATCAAAGTTTGAGGGATCAACAAGCGCCCAAGCGCGTGTGCTCCAAGTATCCCCCAGCTCAGGAGATCAtggagattaataaaaaacgcgTGCAGTTTGTGAAGCAGACCGACACAGGCCCGAAACCGATACCGCACTCCGCTCTTCAGAATTCCACCCCGAAAGAGTGGAAATCCGAGATGGTGAACGCGTTGACGACCGCGCCCGACCGACCTTTCACGCCCCTCAGTACGTCTTCGAGCGTGAAGGAGGTGTACACCGAGGAGACGATATACCTGGATCACAGGTGTCGGCCCAAACCACCTCCGAAGGAAGAACTCCGACCGATATCCCCGTTCCAGGAGGCGCTGATGATCGCGCCCGAACGCCCGTACACGCCGCTCAGTCGCGAGATCGGGCCGGACGATCAGAAAATCGCGAGCCGTTCCCAGACCCCCGTGCTTCAAGGAGGCGTCCATTGGCCCCCTTCCGATATCCTGTTCGGCGAGGGGAAAACCCGCGCGGAACCACCTCCCAAACCGTCCACCCCTCGGCCTTTGCCCACCCCGCCGCCCGACTACCGCCTCAGAGACTCGTCTCCCGTGAGATCGAGGCCGCAGACGCCAAGTTGCAGCAAAGCAATAACGGCCACGTTGAAGAAGCCGGACACTATCCCCTCTTATCAGAGATACTTGGTGGCGACGAGGAAAGGCGCGGTGGAGAGTCACACGTACCAACCGAGCAGAACTCCCACTCCAACGCCAGGAAGGTCCAAGTCGCCTGCTCAAGGCCCGCCTGAACCGCCTTCCTGCTTCGTCAAGGCCCACGCGCCGAGAATAAGGGAGGATCCCCCGCCCAAGCGAAGCGCCGTACACTTCCCTACCAAGAAAAGCGTTTCCTACAAAATAGACGAGGACACGGACGACGGGCACAGGCACGCCGAGTACGTGGCGAGCAAGACGGTTGATTTCGACGAGAAACGAACCGACGACCCGGGCCAAGAGCCGACCGACGCGGTCCACGCTCAATACCAGGAGAAACGATACATGACCAGCAAAGAGACGCACGAGCAGAAGCAATCGGTCACGAAGAAATCGCTCGAGGTGACGGAAGACTTCGAGAGATGCGAGAAAAGAGTTCCAGCTCGACCATTGCCGGAGCCGCGGGAGAAGCCGCCTAAGCCGTCCGTGTGCGCGATCGGTAGAACGAGCCCCTCCAAACCCTCCTTGCCTTGCCCCATGGCTTCGGAAACTCCTCCTCGACCCGTGTACAGCAGCTCGACGGAGGTGCGCCACGTCAGTTATCCGGCTCCCCCGAAATCGAAACCGTGCCCCGACACCGGCGTAACCGTGTTACCGTGCAAAGCGCACTCCGACCAAGGCACGAAAGCaggggtggtggtggtgcCTTGCGAGGGGCCGATTCCTTGCTGCGAAAAGTCAGGGGTGTGCGTGGTCCCAACCTCGGACCGGTCGGGTGTCTGCGTCTCCCCGTGCTTCGGGATGAAAACGGGGACCTGCGGCCAACCGTCCGGCCGTTGCGGCAAAGAAGAGCCGGCCTGCGACGTCGAGATCCCTCCCAATTGCCCGGAATCTGGAATCTGCGTGTCCCCGTGCCCCGACGGCTCGGTCTGCGTGGCTCCTTGCACCAAGCCCGGCTTACCTCCCTCGAGGGCCAAACTTCCCTTCCCTCAGATCCCGTTCCCCTACGAGGACCCAGCCCCCCCGCCTTGCCCTCAAACCAGCAACTCCTTCGAGCCTGTTCGCAAGCCTCGCACTAATTTGAGCGGGCAGCTAGCGCGACTCACTTGCAAAACCGGGAGAACCGGCCAGAACGTTCCCACCGTCCAATTGTACAAGCCCGAGAATGCTCAACAACAATGCGAAAAAGCTCGAAGCTGCACCGAGACTAAGAGCTATTGCTGTAAAAGCTATTGTTCCTCGACCGAAACCTCCCGTTGTCAATCGAACGGTCAATGTTCGACCACCACCAGTAATCAATGTGAGACCCGAAATTACTGTCAGGACGGTATCCATTGTGAACCCTCTAGCAATACCCAAAGTTTAGTAGACCCACCAAATTTGTCATCCCACCCGGATCTAGGTACCGGAGTCGGTGGTCTCGGTGGTGCCGGGTCGAAGAGCGGAACTTTCGCTGGTAGCAGCGCGCCAAAGCGAGGAAGGGGTATCCTGAACCAAGCAACTGGACCGGGATCACGATTGCCCCTCTGCGCCCATTGCAACTCTTACGTCAG GGGACCGTTCATCACGGCTCTGGGACAAATTTGGTGCCCCGATCACTTTGTCTGCGTGAATACGCAATGTCGTCGACCGTTACAGGATATCGGTTTCGTAGAAGAGAAGGGACAGCTCTACTGCGAATACTGTTTCGAACGTTTCATCGCGCCAAGCTGCAACAAATGCAACAACAAAATCAAAGGC gATTGTCTAAACGCAATTGGAAAGCATTTCCACCCTGAATGCTTCAAATGTTCCTATTGCGGCAAACTCTTTGGCAACAGCCCGTTCTTCCTCGAAGAAGGATTGCCCTACTGTGAAGCAG ATTGGAACGAGTTATTCACGACAAAATGTTTCGCGTGTGGATTCCCAGTCGAAGCTGGAGATCGCTGGGTGGAGGCCCTGAACAATAATTACCACAGCCAGTGTTTCAACTGCACG ATGTGCAAGAAGAATCTCGAAGGCCAAAGTTTTTACGCGAAGGGTGGTCGTCCATTCTGCAAAAACCATGCACGTTAA